atgtaataaatgaatttaatcatCTTTGTAGGCACAATTTATTCAAGAAACTACTTCAAATTTGTGAATGTGTATGTGGTCCAGAGATTGTACGAACTCGTTCTATTTTTCATAAcggaattataaatatttcaataggtatataaattccttacttctttttatacataagatttatgaatattaagaaatatttattaaattttagaaaaagaattaaatctaTTGCAATTTGCATTAACATTTGatttaacaattatatcaACAAAGCCTTTAACAAAGATAGAAGATCAAAATGCTCATACAGAATTAGATTTTCCAagtatatatccattttatccTACAGTTAgcttggaaaaaataaatatttatggaaACGAAGATTTATATCGtaagtaattattttgttttgttaaatttgtttaaataaagatttatgctttaattacaatatatttataatagctATTGAGACAACATCACCTTGGCCAAATATTCATACCATATTTATAAGTCACAATccagaagaagtaaaaaatctTTCTGAGCTACCAGTAATTGAAGATCAAATACATGCACGTTCtttgataaaatcatttactGCAGCAGCAGCTAATGCACGTCAAAAATATGGACCCGATATTAAACATTTACCAGAACCAATAATTGTGCAATGTATTCAATCAAAcggaaaaaattttcatttttcagtATTTCAACTTAATACtctagatataaataaaatagaaggtATTAGAAATTTCTGGTGGTCTAGTCCAACATTACAGCTATATGAAAAGGCGTGTTATGAGGTGGGTAAACCAATTCTTACAGGTTATAATCCTGAAGTTGTGAAAAAACTATttgcattttataaaaatatatagtttaataaataaattatttttattaaagtagCATTCcacatttttgtattttctatatacatactatatccttaattcatttttaaaaatatatctatatttttatatagtattTAGAAGAGCTTTAAAAAGACTTGTTATTGGGATACTAACTTCAACCTCTTTAGGTTTTACTAAAAGTCGATGATCTTGTGATGGCTTTATTAAATCTCCTGCAGATGGATAAggtttagaataaaaatatatatgttgcagtgtctaaaatataaaataatacaggATAGTAtagttataaattaatgttttaagagaaacaataatataaaaattaatatacttcTTTAGCAGAAAGACGGTTtgatgaattatatataagaatttgtttaattaaatcaatagcTTCTGGTTCAGCATCCTGTATAATGTTTTCCCACGTTGTACCTTTATTATAtggaaatgtaattttattgtaatcaGGTAATGTAATCAATTCTGGCCATGATTCAACAGTAGGAGAtcctaaatattttaatactattGCTAATTGTTCAATATCTGTTTCTCCCTGCAATTTAtctatatgtaaatttatataaatttataaaacagaTCGACTTACTGGAAACAAAGGTGAATTATTAAGCATTTCACCAAAAATACAACCAACAGACCACATATCAATAGCTGATGTATAATATCTTGCTCCATACAATAATTCAGGGGCTCTGTACCATCTTGTAGCAACTTGGTGAGAATATGGTTTAGAAATATCTTGCCACATTAATCTTCCCAATCCAAAATCAGCTATTTTTAAAATACcttcattatttatcaataaattagCAGGTTTTAAATCCTAtagaaaaagtatttcttataaaactaccatatttatttcaaagttatatttaatataaacaatgtaccctgtgtattatattttttccatgTACGTATGCTATACCCTCTAAAagcattttcatatatatttttatttgtggtattgttaatgaaatattattatcttttaatatttcccaTAATCCTGTAGGCATATACTCAAAAACCATTATATAATCTAAACCTAATGGAAAAGTATCTAATAGTTCTATGACCTGTAATAATACAACAATCTacatataatgattttaaataataagtgttaatataaactaaaatataaaaatgaaaatattgtcaTACATAAGGATGTTTTAACTGTTGAAGCGTTTTAACTTCTCGTATAACTGATACAGATATACCTTCTTCTAccttttttaaaagtattctTTTTAATGCAACTTCTTGTTCAGTAGATCTATGATATCCTTTTAAAACCAATCCTTGCGCACCTTCACCAATTTTatccaaaataatatatttctccatagtaaaatcttaaatattgaattttataataatataattttatgaacttattttttattatttattataagaaatttacataaaaaaatttaagttttattttactaaacatttaaaattaatatcgtttgcACATGATATTTGTTGTACACATAAATGATCTCCATAGTTAccatatgattattataagctatactttttaaaatattggaCATGTGCTGTTCAAATATCTACATCTAGATctagatctatatatatgaacatatttaatattattagcaaaataaagaattccgaaaaaaatggaactataagtattatatttgtatgatTGGCTGTACTGTTAGGAATCATAACCTTCAAATAATTTTGGATTAAAGTTTGTTTGAGTTGCAGTATTTGGAAAAGTTATAAAGATTTACGAGATCAAAATAAGTTAGaaacttataataattattgataagtTTAGAAAgtattctatattttacataaGTGTATcagttttgaaatatattttctttaaaatgcCATACGCAAATCAACCATCCGTGCACATATCAGACTTAACAGAAGAAAATGTGAAATTTCAAGTAGAAGATACAGAACTAAGgtatgttaatgtttatttttagtgttcttattatgaattttttatcttgttttttaaatatattttaatgattattttttcattgaattaaaGTGTAGCAAACAGTATGAGAAGAGTATTTATTGCTGAAACACCAACAATGGCTATTGATTGGATACAATTAGAAGCAAACTCAACAGTTTTAAGCGATGAATTTTTGGCACACAGAATAGGAATGATACCTTTAATAAGCGATGATGtgtgtatttaatatatcttggTTTTGTTTGATTTAGAAGTAGCATACTTTgcagaataaataaaatcaatattattattggtttAGGTAGTAGATAGAATACAATATACCAGAGATTGTCAATGTATGGATTTTTGTCCTGAATGTAGCGTTGAATTTACTCTTGATGTAAAGTGTACAGAAGATCAAACAAGGCATGTTACAACTGCTGATTTTAAATCAAGTGATCCTAGAGTACTACCTGTTACATCTAGACATAGAGAAGATGATGCTAGTGAATATGGCGAAACTGAtggttaatatttaatattgttcattttgtaaataacttagagataaaataaaatatttattttgtaacaGAAATTTTGATCGTAAAATTACGGAAGGGacaagaattaaaattaagagCTTATGCAAAGAAAGGATTTGGAAAGGAGCATGCAAAATGGAATCCGACTGCAGGTGTCAGTTTTGAATATGATCCAGACAATTCTATGAGACACACTTTATTTCCAAAACCAGATGAATGGCCAAAATCAGAATATAGTGAATTAGAAGAAGATCAatgtaagtattatatttattcaatacttttttgaatttatatgttctttatatcttttgtttttttagatGAAGCACCTTTCAATTGGGAAGCAAaaccaaataaatattattttaatgtagaAAGCAGTGGAGCATTAAAACcagaaaatattgtaatgatGGGTATTGCTGCCTTAAAAAATAAGTTATCAAATTTACAGACTCAATTGAGTCATGAAGTACAAAGTGATGCTTTAAGTATACaccattaaataatttcattaaatatttactacATTGATCAGTATCagagattattttaaatactattaaaaaacaaatatgtacAGATATatgaagtaataatattaaaaattgacgTACAAACATAATTTGTTAAAAccatgtaaaaattattaataaacatattatataagaaggcaaataatatacatgtgttaattaataattattcctgTATTTACGTCGCATAGTGAATTCAAATCAACAAAAGAATGTTAtagtgactttttttttcaatattggTTAACTGTCAAGTAATACTTTCGTTTGTGCTCCCGCTCAAATCTAGGAAATTTTAGACTTAGTATATTGAAGGTTATCTTACAAGTGACGATTAGGAGCGATTATTGACTCTGCTAACAAATGAGCgaatgtttttgttttatccagtgattgaattatatttgattattttcatttttgtattaaactaaaaatgtttttgtagttcttaaatacataatgtatatCAAACAGGTATAAGAAGaacatttatctttattattgtttaataatatttgtatatcatattttttttggcTAGATGCTATCTttcttaatgaattattttttaattctatctcgctatagattattatatcatacaaatataaatgttaaataaatgaatggcAAAAATgctcttttttatattgctTTTATGATATCTTTATagttgttttaaataaatacttgtCTTGCTGAAAATATCAAGATTTATAtgaaacattatattttatttctatttaattaaatattttttggtcTTAGGTAATTATACAAGGATTTAAATCATATCGTGAACAAACAGTGGTCGAACCTTTTGATCCTAGACATAATGTAGTTGGTATGTATTTTTGatgtttatgaaaataatttattcaagattatttactttatatataattctttttaagttGGAAGAAATGGATCTGGAAAGAGTAACTTTTTCTATGCAATTCAGTTTGTTTTGAGCGATGAATTTTCTCATCTCAGACCTGAACAAAGACAAGCTCTATTGCATGAAGGTACTGGACCTCGTGTAATTTCTGCTCATGtggaaattatatttgataactCTGATGGAAGATTACCGGTATAAGTTATCAAATTATCTTGTATAATAgctattaaaatgtaaattttttttacatacgaTGACTTATTTTTACAACAGATTGATAAAGATGAAGTTTATTTAAGAAGAGTGATTGGATCAAAGAAGGATCAGTATTTTCTTAACAAAAAGATTGTTACAAGGAATGATGTAATGAATCTATTAGAGTCGGCAGGCTTTTCAAGATCAAATCCGTATTACATTGTAAAGCAAGGAAAGgtttgtttcattattatataaatttgtattacaaactgtttatttaaaaaacatctttaaaattaatatatatttgtacatagATAAATCAAATGGCGACAGCTCCAGACTCACAGAGATTAAAGCTATTAAGGGAAGTTGCTGGTACAAGAGTATATGAtgatagaagagaagaatcCAAATCTATattgaaagaaacagaagggAAGcttgaaaaaatagaagatttTTTGCGTACCATaggtaatatatttgtatttaaataataaagttataaaaCTTCATGTaaacttatatgtatatttactttattgcACTTTAGAGGAACGATTAAAGactttagaagaagaaaaagaggaattaAAGGAGTATCAGCGTTGGGATAAACAGCGGCGTTGTTTAGAATATACGATTCATGAACGTGAACTtaaggagaataaaagaaaacttgaAGAACTCGAAGCATCTCGTGCAAATAGTGGTGCTGAACAGGCAAGATTAGGTGCTGAAGCAAAAACTGCACAAGAAATGGTACGAGCAGCAACTAAACGTCTCAAAGAAGCTAAAAAGGAAGTACAAacagcaaaagaagaaagagatacttTAAGGTAAATTCTGATGCAATCTATTtccatatttatgtatgtttaagatgttttttttattaattatcattatgattatatagcgctgaacaacaacaattattaaaagaaaaaacaaaattgacgTTAactattaatgatttattagaaGAAGTTAAAGGTGATAATGATAGTAGAAAAAGGGCACAACAGGAATTAGAAAAACTGAAAGTAAACATAGCAGCTCGTGAAGCAGAATTAGAAGCAATTAAGCCagaagtaattaaataattacttatgatataaatgtaattacttttttatgattattatatgactatattcatttttacagTATGAAGAAATGAAACGCGTTGAAGAAGAATGTACAAGAGAATTACAACTTaaggaacaaaagagaaaggaacttTATGCTAAACAAGGGCGTGGTAATCAATTTACTAGTAGGGTAATAAAAACTGTCAATTGACAAAATTCCAGATATATAGATttgtatgaattaatttataaataatttattgtactatttgttatatattatttgttataggatgaaagagataaatggATACAAAATGAGCTTAAGCAATTGgccaaacaaataaaagataaagaagaacatCAGAAAAAGATTAGTgaggatttaaaaaaagatgcagaaaaacaaattgctttagaaaagaaaatagaagaacatACACGTGAAATGGACAGACAACGTGCATCAATAGATGatcataataaacaatattatgaaTTAACAAAAGCCAAAGATCAATGTCAAGCAACAAGAAAAGAACAGTTTGTGCATTCTACCATTAGTTTTATCTACTAATATGAACGAATAATATGAATCTGTAATGTTACAGGTATCGTCAAGAAAGTGTATTGCAACTGAATTTGTCAGGATTGAAAGAAGATTTAGCAAAAGCAGATCAAAGTTTACGTTCTATGGCTGGAAAACCTATTCTTAATGGTAGAGATAGTGTACGAAAAGTACTTGACACGTTCCGGTAAGTTGTtactttgttatatattttttttttattatattaattatctatgtTTGATAatctgaaaatataaaaagtatattaattttaacaatatgtatatcttaCAGTGGACGTAACGATATGGCCCATGAGGTAAGTAGTTACTATGGGCCAGTGATAGAAAACTTTAATTGCGACAAAAGTGTTTATATGGCTGTAGAGGTAACAGCTGGAAATCGATTGTTTCATCACATCGTGGAAACAGATAAGTTTGGCACTAAAAttctaaaagaaatgaataatcaACGTCTTCCAGGAGAAGTTACATTTATGCCTTTAAACCGTCTTCATACTAAGAATATAGATTATCCTAATACTTCGGATGCTATACCAATGATATCTCGTTTAAATTATGATCCTAAATATGATAAGGCATTGAGGTAATGGCACaggaattttttataatttttctgtaaaattcaacaaatattttatataacttaatcttaatttttcttttttttttttcttttttattaatgcagGTACATTTTTGGAAAAACATTAATTTGTCGTAATTTAGAAGCAGCAACAAATCTCGCTCGAACATCTGGCTTGGATTGCGTAACACTCGAAGGTGATCAAGTATCATCAAAAGGCTCTTTAACTGGTggatattttaatactttaagATCACGACTTGAAATACAAAAAACTCGATCAGAATTAATGGCACAGATCTCTACTCTTGAAAGTCAATTATCAActcttaaagaagaaataagaaaggcTGATCAAAATATTAGTTCTTACGTTAGCGAAATGCAACGTACAGAGACGAAAAATAGTAAAGCCAAGTTAGttgttaaatgattttaatcaaTGCAAAGTTCATtcgtgttattaaaaaaatgaattattattttagagacatatatgataaaatgaagGCAGAAATACGTATAATGAAAGAGGAATTGAGTGCCATCGAGAGATATAGAACACCTAAAGAGAAAAGTCTTGCACAATGTACTTCAAATTTGGAAGCAATGAGAGCAACTAAAGAGGGTTTAGAGAGTGAATTACATCAAGAATTAATGGCACAATTATCCGTGGCCGATCAACATCAGGtatagattattaatataaaataaatattaaacaatcgacttgtttatatttcgatttcatttatatagGTCGATACCTTAAATGATGATATAAGACGactaacgaaagaaaataaagaagcatttgcaaaaagaatgagattagaagcagagaaaaataaattagaaaatcttCTAACAAATAATTTAGTTAGAAGAAAGGATGAATTAGTTCAAGCATTGCAAGAAATATCCGTAGAAGATCGACAACGTCAGCTTGACTCATCGAAAGCTCAACTAGCAGATATTGAGAAAAGGCTAGTAAAAGTTAATGCAGATTTTAAAGCTCAAAATGAGAAAGTAACTAATGCCATGAAAAaggtaaatatgtatttaaatacaaatactATTTCCAATAGAATAATCTAAAAAtgacaattttcatttatttatctttttatttaattcaagtataaaatgtaaataacaatatgatatatttttagcAAAAAGCAGAATCTGCTGAAGTTGAAAAatggaaagtaaaagaaaaagaggcacaggaaaaaatagaagctGATGCTaaagatttagaaaaattggcaagtaaattaaatattttacaacagAAAATAGTGGAGTGTACACAAAAGATTACAGAATTAGGTGCATTACCTAGTCATGAGGCATATACTAAATTTAGTGTTATGTCCACAAAACAATTATTcagagaaatggagaaagcaaataatcatttaaagaaatataggtATGGCTTTATATCGTAGGATTTAAAAGCAATTAAGATATTTAACTTATGATTTATGAGAGTTTTTTGCAGTCATGTCAACAAAAAGGCCTTAGATCAATTCATGTCATTTAgcgatcaaaaagaaaaattagtgaaacgaaaggaagaactAGATCGTGgcgatgaaaaaattaaagagttGATGTCAGTTCTGGAACAACGCAAATGCGAAGCTATTCAATTTACTTTTAAACAAGTATAGTATATAACAGTTTTcctaagaataaaaaattttttataatgtaattaaattatatacatgtaagtaTTTTGTCTTGTTTAGGTAAGTAAATATTTCAGtgaagtatttaaaaaacttGTACCATCAGGTCACGCTCAGTTAGTTATGAAAACTGCAGATGGTGATGAAGGAGATGACGGTACAACAGAAGCTGCAGATTCTGATCGTTTTATTGGTGTTGGTAAGATGacattaacaatttattcttAAAGTAAATCCAAAATGAATAAGAtccatgaaaattattattactattattattattttataggaaTACGAGTCTCTTTTACTGGTCATAGAGCTGAAATGCGAGAAATGAATCAATTATCTGGTGGTCAGAAATCGCTAGTAGCATTAGCTTTAATTTTTGCCATTCAAAAGTGTGATCCTGcaccattttatttatttgatgaaATAGATCAAGCTTTAGATGCACAACATAGAAAAGCAGTTGCTGATATGATTCATGAACTTAGTTCGGATGCACAATTTATTACAACAACTTTCAGGTAgcatcatgtatatatatataatataaaattaaaaagatttgtatatttagtataaaagaaattttgtatatatgtaatcatATTACAGGCCAGAATTATTGCAACAtgcgaataaattttatggagtaaaatttagaaataaagtATCGCATGTTGAATGTGTATCACGAGAAGAAGCAGCAGACTTTGTTGAAGATGATACAACGCACGGTTAAGATAACatgatcttattttatttatatgtaagcATGTAATTGCAAGCATACtttgaataattcaaaaagaattgtcatttctatacaattttttcGAACTAAAGTATGAAACTTTAACCATAAATCGAaactttcaataataattcttgATACACTGTTTcattgtataaatttaaatattttcgacatgtttacagaaaatataatatcatattgaacaaatataatgtaatataatttctagaAATTGTTGTATTAAGAATCATAACATTTGCAAAAATGTCTTAAAGAATTATCTGTtgtgtttatattttactttttataaacacaaagttttaacaaatatttttatttttttctaatgtatcgcacatatataaatgaaattaatgatataaattgtttgaagtgtatgtttaaaataaaaatcatatacttttatataatcataatctACTTTTCTTTGCGCTGACGTGTTATACTATCATGCATGTCTGTTACAACAGCTTCTATTAATTCTGGTATTACTACACCATTCACATCAATGAAATTTGCAACGGATTTTGTTACTGTAGTTTCATTAGTAATCCCTGAGGAAGGACTTCTAACAGACAATACGAGACTATATTTATCGTCATACTTTTTCATATATGAACTTGCTTCCCATATGAGATCAGGATTGAAACCCGCAGGATCCCTGtaacgtaaaataattaaataaattgtacagagatcttaatattttgaaatttaccTTTGAATAGCAACAacaaatattcctttttctttataagtCGTATAAAGAGTTAAAAGTCCcatcaaaacaaaatataatgatacgCAAACTATCAAAACAGGTTTAGATGCTGGGAATGGATATAAGTAGTCAAAAAGCAATGcgattatagctattatcacTGCGATTCCACAGAGTGCCAGTCTTCCATCAAGAAGAGCAAAGTTttctatgtaattatatttttttgtaagaaCATCCTTTACTGCATCATCTAATGCATTCTTTACAGCAGATCCATCCCATTTATTGATTTTGATTCCCTAAAAAGTATTCGTCCAATAAATCtaagatatataattgttaagtattatatacgtaataatatacGTTTTGAATTCATTAACTAAATCTAAGAAGTCTCGTTAAGCATACGGAATtagtagaaaaaataattcttgtgATATTACCTacaattcttattaaaatacagtactttaatatttcaagataACTTACAGTATTTTCAACACCAcccattttaattaatagtaaGAGAACGTTTGCATTTAAGAATATCTTGCAAAATGATCGAACCGTCTTATGTTTGCAAGGCGGTAATGGTTATAGGTTAAGAAATATGGTTACAGTATGTTATAGATAGCGCTTCGATGTGTACACGTCAATTTTTGAAATAGATGCTACTATCTTTCACTTGTAGTATATATGACTTCAGCGACAGATATGgataaaatatgaactacaaaatgcgaattaaaaaaaaaccaaaaagaaatttacctTTTTACAAagcattttttaattgttcagtagtataattgttataaacttGAACTGTGAATTCAAGTGATTCGAGTGTATCTTTGAGATTTTTACaatctttatttgttatacTTTATTCTAGGTGatctatagaaaaaatttcgtGATTAAATATAACTGCTATGCCACGTTTTGGATGGTCCATTTTATTGCATAATATGTAACATATCTTTTAACTTGAATATTGTTCTTTTTGCAAGGGTAGGCATGatatttttcacatttaataaaacaattatttgattttatcataaaagtaaaagactTCATTTgatgttttaacatgaaatctatacttacatataaaataaatttacgttttatttcttaaattggacgttttataaaaagtatatattttaaatgcatATTTTAAGACAATTATatggttttaattattataaattattattatttaattattaatattagtagaatatcctttcttttttttgttactaaAAATCACCATCATCACTTTTATCGCAGATTTCAGAGGGCGCCCTAtaagaaatgtattttttacaaaaaatattgaaaatagcGTTTACTCCCACAGTGAATCCAGGTgtaattcttaattaattttgatgaataaagtatcattttaaagatgaaggTATAAATGAGGAGATagctttttcgaatttttgaaaaatttttattttcatttataaattactcTCAAAAGAACAGTATTTTTTTACATGAtctttttcatagaaaataaaacttattcaGAAATTCTAAAAAGGCATTTCCTCGTTTAAACGAggatataaacgattatacAAACAGAAGTGATGAAAAGTCTTAAAGGTTAACATACATTACACGATTTGAGCAAAAAGGGATAATATTCGCATATGATTGGTACTTTCCTTCTATTCGTCTCGTAAAGGACATATTGTAAGTAATAGAATGTTGGTTATAATACAAATGGAAATAACtgatgtatttaataattatataaataatttgatattggTACAAGGatgagaatataattaaaatttttatattattttcatgaatatttttatttttaatttatttttttctttgtattttatatttattgcgTAAATAATGGAATCTTGATATTGAATAGCGTATTATTCAGTTATTAAATTTCGAATATGGTGTATTGTTTAGTTCAATTATAgatagattaaattaaaagtaaagttTTAGATTTTCGTTATCAAACATTTATATAGAAGTTAGGTTAtcgtatttttgtttgttcaattttgtaaattttttgaattatatcTATTCTTTATCAACAATTTTACGCgggaaatgtttaaaaatgtacaaaattagtttcttattttttgatttatatttctgtataaatcaatttaatattttagagCGTTAGGTGACAAGAGAAGTACACTACATTACCAGTATAGAATTTACATAGCGATAATATTCATACATTATACCATAACTCAAGTAAggtataaattttgtttataattcgtaaatatgtaattgaaatttataatgattgtATTTGGAAAATATAGGAACATAAATATAGAATGATTTCGATATAAAcatatgcttatatatatgatatacagtaaataattatattaataataatgtgtgATATTTATATGGTAACTTTTACTAAGACGATAActacaatgaaaaaaatgacttCTTATCCAGTATTATGGCACTAAAATTGTAGATAGTGGAAGACGGTGATTTACGCAGCACTATTTTTTTGAAAgcatacaaatattaaaaaagtatttgtgcagatatttaaaaatttaagttTCATATTTTCCACTAATCTATTATGCATTTCGAATATAGTATAAATGGCGATACCAACAAAGTTCGAAACAGtggtattaaatattatgagTTTGTAATTTCtatttggaaaaaataaaaatattctaaatgtcatttaaaataaacttttcaGAGTTCATCAGTAAAGCGTTCAATGTCTTGTAACTGGTCTCCATAATCAGTTGCTTCACTACCTACAAATGTATCAT
This Vespa velutina chromosome 10, iVesVel2.1, whole genome shotgun sequence DNA region includes the following protein-coding sequences:
- the LOC124952654 gene encoding signal peptidase complex subunit 2, which translates into the protein MGGVENTGIKINKWDGSAVKNALDDAVKDVLTKKYNYIENFALLDGRLALCGIAVIIAIIALLFDYLYPFPASKPVLIVCVSLYFVLMGLLTLYTTYKEKGIFVVAIQRDPAGFNPDLIWEASSYMKKYDDKYSLVLSVRSPSSGITNETTVTKSVANFIDVNGVVIPELIEAVVTDMHDSITRQRKEK